CCGTCTTGGTAAGTCCAGTAAACAGATAGTTTAAAACTGCTGTGGAGGTGGTCTCCTGCGCCACAACCGGGTTTAAGGTTTTGGGGTCACCATTTAATATAAAGTGCATGCTCCCTCCTTCTTTGCCTTTTGAAGGAACAAACTCGGAAGGAGAGAGTTTAATAAAGCTCACATTTTCTGAAGAAGGTGAGGAGGAGAGATAGAAGGGTAAAAATGCCAAAAGTACAAAGACTATAGCTAAAAAAGTGCCCCTCATGCTTTTGCGTACCTCTTATAGACTTCCTTGCCCTTTTGGTAAGCCCAACTTATGGTGCTTAGTACCTGCTCAATGTTTTCCGGGTCTGGCAAACTTAGCATGCTGAGCACATCCTCCACCACATTCACTATGTCCAAAAATCCTATTCTACCCTCCAAGAACATCTCAACTGCAGCCTCATCTGCACCAAGAAGCGCTGGAATATAGGCACCTCCCATCTCAGCCACCCACCTGCAAAGGTAAAGAGACCTGAACTTATTTGTATCCACCTTCTCAAAGCTCATAGGTGAAAGCGCCAGAAGGCTCTTTCTTTCAAATGGATATGTTTTTCTCTCTGGGTAAAATAATGCGTGCATGATGGGAATTTTCATGTCCGTCTGTGAAACATGAAAGAGAAAACTTCCGTCTTTTAGTTCCACTATGCCATGAACGACGCTTTGAGGATGCACTACCACTTCAATACTATCAACGGAAAGGTCAAAGAGGTTTATAGCTTCTATCATCTCCATACCCTTGTTCATCAAAGTTGCGGAGTCAACGGTGATTTTGGCTCCCATCTTCCAACGGGGGTGATTTAGAGCTTCTTCAACGCTGACATTTTTAAGCTCTTCCAATGGTCTATCTTTAAAGGGTCCACCTGAAGCTGTAAGGTAAACCCTCTTTATATCCTCTCTATCCACCAAGGACAGCAGCTGAAAAAGGGCATTGTGCTCACTATCCACAGGCACGATCATATCTCTTTTTTCTTTTACCAGATGCCCAAGGCATATGATAGACTCTTTATTGGAAGCCAGAAGTTTTTTATTTTTGGCAAGAGCATGATATGTGGGTAGGATGCCGTCAATTCCGGATATGGCATTCATCAGATATTCTGAACTTTCTATAACCTCAAAAAGTCCCTCATCTCCTCGTAGGTAAGTTGTCCCTTCTGGAAGGCTGCTTAGCCATTCTTTTGATGGCTCTTTATAAGATACCACATACTGAGGCTTGAACTCTATAGCTTGCTTGAGGAGTTTTTCAGAAGCGTTTTTGGCTACAAGCCCCACCATGTAAAACTCCTCTCTGTAAGCTCTTATAACTTCAAGAGTCTGACTTCCAACGGAACCTGTAGAGCCAAGGACACTCAACCTTCTCATAAAACACCTGCTCTTAGTATATCGTGCATGTGTATTATACCTTCTGGTCTTCCTTCATCATCTATAACTATAAGCACTGTTATCTTGTGCTCCTCCATCTTCTTGAGAGCCTCTGCTGCAAGCTCGTCGGATTTAACCGTTTTCGGGTTTTTAGTCATCACATCCTTTGCAGTGCTTGTGTTGAAATTGCCACCTCTTCTTACAAACCTTCTGAGGTCTCCATCCGTTATTATTCCCACCAGCTTTCCTCCTTTGTCAATTACAGCGGTTGCACCAAAGCCCTTACTGGTCATCTCTATAATCACATCAGGCATGGGAGTATCCTCGTATACTATAGGCACTTCCTCTCCCGTGTGATAAAGCTCTCTAACCACTCTTAGCTTTCTTCCAAGACTCCCGGCAGGATGCCGAAGAGCAAAATCTTCCTTTGTAAAACCTCTCAGTTCAAGCAGCACCATAGCAATGGCATCACCTAATACTAAAGATGCGGTGGAGGAGCTTGTTGGTGCAAGCTCAAGGGGACAGGCTTCTTTCTTTACATTCAAAAATAGGTGTACATCTGCGTATCTGGCAAGTGTAGAGTCCTCCCTGTTGGTTATAGCTATTATGGGAACCTTCAGGAGTTTCACATAAGGTATGAGTGATACCACTTCGGGAGATTCCCCACTGTTAGATACAGCCAGAAGCACATCCTTATGGTCTATGACACCCAGATCACCGTGCAGCGCCTCCGATGGATGCAAAAAGTGGGCAGGAGTGCCTGTGCTTGAGAGCGTAGATGCTATTTTTTGTGCTATATGACCAGACTTTCCTACACCCGTTGTAATGACTTTACCCTCACACGAGAGAATAATTTCAACAGCTCTTGCCAGGTTATCGTCAATGCAGTCCCTTAACCTTAAAAGTTCCCCTATCTCTATGTCAAAGACTCTTCTTGCCTTTTTTAGGATCTCCTCCTTCATGAGCTTTTATAATTTTCTATCCCTTTCCTTATCTCCTCTATAGCAAACTGCACACCTTTGAAACTTTCCACTTTGACCCATTTGCCAGGTTCTAACTCTTTGTAGTGTTCAAAAAAGTGCTTTATCCTGTCCAGTAGCACCTTGGGAAGGTCATCCACCGATTTTATGTTATCATAAGTGGGGTCTACTTTTGAGTGAGGCACCGCAATGAGTTTTGTGTCTGTGCCTTCCTCATCCCTCATCTCAAGCCCACCTATGGGTCTGCACCTTATAACACTGCCGGGAAATACAGGATACCTTGATATGACCAGCACATCCACAGGGTCTCCGTCATCCGCCAGAGTTTGAGGTATAAAGCCGTAGTTAAAGGGGTAGTGCATGGAGGTAAAGAGAAATCTGTCCACAAAAATAGCTCCACTCTCTTTATCCAGTTCGTACTTAATAGAGCTGTCTTGTGGTATTTCAATCACCACATAAATGTCCTCGGGAGGGTTTTTGCCGGGGGGTATGTTTTTTATGCTCATACTGTGTCACCTCCTGATAAAAATTTTAGCAGAAGTTGATAAAATAACTCTTATGAGCGGGTATGAAATTTTAAACTATCTTAGTCTTTTGACTATAGGGATCAGCGGACTTTCCATCCTTGCCGGACTTTTCTTCATAAAAAAAGGCAGAAGGGAGCTTCACAAAAAGTCTATGATAAACGCTTCCGTATTTGCCTTGATATTTGTAGCCCTGTACGTAATAAAAAACCTCCTCTTCCCAGCTTCCAAATACGAGGGTCCATACAGAGGTCTCTTCCTTTTTGTGCTTTGGTCTCATACCGCACTTGCCATCATCAACTTTCCCCTTGCGGTGATCACCTTAAGATACGCTCTAAAAGGAACTTTTGACAGGCACAGGAAAATAGC
The DNA window shown above is from Hydrogenobacter thermophilus TK-6 and carries:
- the dxr gene encoding 1-deoxy-D-xylulose-5-phosphate reductoisomerase produces the protein MRRLSVLGSTGSVGSQTLEVIRAYREEFYMVGLVAKNASEKLLKQAIEFKPQYVVSYKEPSKEWLSSLPEGTTYLRGDEGLFEVIESSEYLMNAISGIDGILPTYHALAKNKKLLASNKESIICLGHLVKEKRDMIVPVDSEHNALFQLLSLVDREDIKRVYLTASGGPFKDRPLEELKNVSVEEALNHPRWKMGAKITVDSATLMNKGMEMIEAINLFDLSVDSIEVVVHPQSVVHGIVELKDGSFLFHVSQTDMKIPIMHALFYPERKTYPFERKSLLALSPMSFEKVDTNKFRSLYLCRWVAEMGGAYIPALLGADEAAVEMFLEGRIGFLDIVNVVEDVLSMLSLPDPENIEQVLSTISWAYQKGKEVYKRYAKA
- a CDS encoding KpsF/GutQ family sugar-phosphate isomerase → MKEEILKKARRVFDIEIGELLRLRDCIDDNLARAVEIILSCEGKVITTGVGKSGHIAQKIASTLSSTGTPAHFLHPSEALHGDLGVIDHKDVLLAVSNSGESPEVVSLIPYVKLLKVPIIAITNREDSTLARYADVHLFLNVKKEACPLELAPTSSSTASLVLGDAIAMVLLELRGFTKEDFALRHPAGSLGRKLRVVRELYHTGEEVPIVYEDTPMPDVIIEMTSKGFGATAVIDKGGKLVGIITDGDLRRFVRRGGNFNTSTAKDVMTKNPKTVKSDELAAEALKKMEEHKITVLIVIDDEGRPEGIIHMHDILRAGVL
- the ppa gene encoding inorganic diphosphatase is translated as MSIKNIPPGKNPPEDIYVVIEIPQDSSIKYELDKESGAIFVDRFLFTSMHYPFNYGFIPQTLADDGDPVDVLVISRYPVFPGSVIRCRPIGGLEMRDEEGTDTKLIAVPHSKVDPTYDNIKSVDDLPKVLLDRIKHFFEHYKELEPGKWVKVESFKGVQFAIEEIRKGIENYKSS
- a CDS encoding DUF420 domain-containing protein, with the protein product MSGYEILNYLSLLTIGISGLSILAGLFFIKKGRRELHKKSMINASVFALIFVALYVIKNLLFPASKYEGPYRGLFLFVLWSHTALAIINFPLAVITLRYALKGTFDRHRKIAPITAGVWLYVAFTGWLIYFFMQWLNR